One Deltaproteobacteria bacterium genomic window, ACCAAGATCCCGCGTTCGCCAAGCGCTTCATCCTCGAGGCGTCGGTGAGCAGCAAGCTCACCCACCCGAACTCGATCACCATCTTCGACTACGGCCGCAGCGAGGAAGGCACCTTCTTCATCGCCATGGAGTACCTGCAGGGCCGCACGCTCCATCAGGCCATCGCCGCCGAGGGCTGCCTCAACGCGCCGCGGGTGGTGCACATCGCGCGGCAGATCTGTCGCGCGCTGCGCGAGGCGCACGGGCTGGGCATCGTGCACCGCGATCTCAAGCCCGCGAACGTGATGCTCTTGCACCACGGCGACGACGAAGACTTCGTGAAGGTCCTCGACTTCGGCCTGGTGAAGTTCTTCTCCGAGGGCCAGAACCCCAGCCCGGAAGAAGGCGAGCTCACCCAGGGCGGCATCTTCCTCGGCTCGCCCACGTACATGGCGCCCGAGCAGGCTCGCAACCAGGCCGATCCGCGCAGCGACATCTACTCGCTGGGCATCGTGCTGTACCACATGCTCTCCGGCCGCCCGCCCTTCAGCGGCAAGGCGCCGGTGGACATCATCCTCAAGCACGTGAACGAGGCGCCGCCGCCGTTCCGCCCCGAGCTCAAGGTTCCCGCGGATCTCGAGGCGGTGGTGATGCGCTCGCTGGCGAAAGATCCGGCGGCGCGCTTCCAGTCGATGGACGAGTTCCTCGAGGCGCTCAAGCGGCTGGGCACGATCTCGCCGAGCGACATCCTGCTCACCGACTTCGCCTCGCAGCCGAGCCGACCGCCGCCCATTCCCACCGGCGCCAACTCGCGGCCGGCCTCGCGAAGTGGGCTCCGGCCGGCGACGCCGCAGTTGGTGAACGCCGGCTCTGCGCCGCGGCCGTCGCTCGCAGGGCCGCTGCGGCCCGACGAGGAAGTGACCAACCCGGATCGCTCACGCGTGATGAGCGGGCCGGTGCTCGGCGTCGCGGGCATGATCGTCGCGGCGCTGCTGGGCACGCTCGGCGTGATGGTGTTCGGCAAGAAGCCGGAGCCCGTGCCCGCGCCGAACCCGACGCCGGTGACCACGCCGGTTCCCACGCCGGGCCCCGCGCAACACAGCCTGCACGCGGAGAGCACGCCAGCGGGCGCGACGGTGAGCTTGAACGGCAAGGTGCTCGGCAAGACGCCGCTGGATGTCCGCGTGGACGGCGACGCGCCGCCGCAGCTCCAGTTCTCGCTCGACGGCTATGAGTCGCGCTCCGTGGCCGCCGCGCTCAAGGGCGACGCGTTCGCCGCCAGCGCCCAGCTGCTGAAGACGCCCGTCCTCGCGCCCACGCCCGCGCCGAACCCCACGCCCACCACGACGGTGAAGTCGGGCCACGGGAAGAAGAAGAGCGGTTCCAGCAGAGAGAGCTCCTCCACGAATTCCGCGCCCTCTGGATACAAGGATGACCCGTACAAGTAGGACGCTCGCCACCCTCGCCGCGTTGCTGCTGCTGACGCTCGCGATGCCGGCCCGCGCGGATCAGCGCGCCGACGCGCGTCGCCACTTCCGCGACGGCATGTCGCTCATCGCCGCCGGTCACTACGACGACGGCATCAATGAGCTGCGTCAGGCCTACGCCATCAAGCCGCACCCCGCGGTGCTCTTCAACATCGGCAAGGCGTACCAGGACGCGGGCCGGATCACCGAAGCCATCGACGCGTTCCAGCAGTACCTGACCTACGAGCCGCAGGACGCCGACGACGTCCGCGCGCGCATCGCAAATCTGGAGAAGCTGATTCCGGCGCCGCAGGAGGCCAAGCCCGAGCCGAAGTCCCCCTTGGGGGAGGCTTCGCACCCGGAGCCCACGCCGGTGAAGAACGCCGCGGTCGACGAGGCCAGCCGCAAGCGCATGGACGAGCTGCTCACCCGCCTCGACGCCGCGGTGGAGAAGGCCGAGAAGCTCAACGCCACGCCCGTCGCCGAGCCCGCGCCCAAGCCCGCTGCGGAAGCGACGGCGCCCGTGAATTCGTCGGAGACGCAAGAGGACCTCGCGCAGAACCAGGGCGACGCGTACGAAGAAGTGGTCGTCACCGCGAGCCGCTACGCGCAGAACGCGCTCCAGGCGCCCGCCGCCACCACCACCATCACCGCCGACGAGATCGGTCTCTCCGGCGCCACGAACTTGCCCGAGCTCTTGCGCCGCGTGCCCGGCGTGGACGTGATGCGCATGGGCGTGGGCTCGGCCGACGTTTCCATCCGCGGCTTCAACCAGCGCGTGGCCAACAAGCTGCTGGTGCTCGTCGATGGCCGCTCCGTGTACGAGGACTTCCTCGGCCTGACGATCTTCGAAGAGCTGCCCATCCAGCTCGACGAGATCGAGCGCATCGAGATCATCCGCGGCCCGGGCAGCGCGCTCTACGGCGCCAACGCGTTCGTGGGCGTGGTGAACATCATCACCAAGCACCCGGGCGTGGGCGCGACGGCGATCGCCAAGGTCGGCGGCGGCAGCGGCAACCAGGGCCTGGGCGAGTTCATCGCCAGCGGCCGCAACGGGCGCTTCAGCTACCGCTTGAGCGGCGGGTACCAGCAGGCCGACAAGTGGAGCGTCGACTTCGATCCCACCCGCGCGGACTTCACGCCGCAGTCGGACAACCCCAACCTCGCGCTGCAGTCGACGAAGGCCAACGGCGTGGCCTCGGTGCGCCTCTCGCGCGACGCGGAGGTCTCGCTCGCCGCCGGCGTGAACAAGTACTTCACCGAGATCTACCCGCTGGGCCTCTTGCGCAACGACTCGCTCGACGGCACCCACCTCTACAACCAGGCCAACCTCGACGCGGGACCGTTCCAGGTGCGCATCTTCTGGAACCACCTGCAGGGCGCCGCAACGCCGCAGTATCAGGCCGTGGGTCAGCGCTCGCTGGCGACGAGCCTGGTGTCGAACGTGCTCGACGCGGACACCCAGCTCGAGCAGGGCTTCCACCTCGCCGGAGAGCACCGCATCACGCTCGGCGCGGGCTACCGGCTCAAGGCCGAGCGCTGGGACTACCTCGACCAGAACCCGGTGGAGCACCACTTCAGCGCGTTCATCCAGGAGGAGTACCGGCCCATCCAGAAGCTGGCGATCACCGGCTCGCTGCGCGCCGACCGCCACCCGCTCCTCGACGACGGCAAGCCCGGCTTCGCCATCTCGCCGCGCGGCTCGGCGGTCTACCAGGTGACCGACGGCCAGGCCGTGCACGCCTCGGTGGGCACCGCGTTCCGCGAGCCGACGTTCGTGGAGAGCTACACCCACCTGCTGGTGCCCGTGCCCGGCCAGGCCAACGTGGCCGTGCTCACCGTGGGCAACCCGGCGCTCAAGCCGGAGAACGTGTTCAGCATGGAGCTCGGCTACCGTGTGGAGCTCGCGAGCGCGCAGTTCGATCTCACCGGCTACCGCAACACGGTGAAGAACCTCATCGAGCTCTCGCCGCTGACGACCACGCCTGCGGGCGCGAGCTACGACGGCGCGAGCAACGAGTTCGTGGCCGGCCAGTCGCAGTTCATCAACGATACGCCGGTGTACACCGCGCTCGGCGGCGAGCTCGGCGCCAAGCTCTTCCCCGTGGACCGCTTGGGCCTGCGCGGCTCGTTCGCGCTCGAGTCCATCAGCGCCACCGGCATCGACGCCACCCACTGCGGCCCGTGTCAGGAAGTTCCGGCGGTGAAGCTCTACCTCGGCGCCAGCTACCGCACCGACTTCCACCTCGATCTCAACCTCGACGGCAGCTACGTCTCGTCGACCACGTGGATCGAGCGCGCGCCGGATCCGACGAACCTCACCGAGATCGCCTTCACCGCCTTCCCGCTCGGCGCCTACGCCGACGTGAACGCGCGCGTGGGCTACCGCTTCTTCGACGACCACCTGGAGGCCGCGGTCATCGGCCAGAACCTCGCCGCCGCGCACCAGGAGCACCCCTTCGGAAACCAGCTCGAGACCCGGGTCCTGGCCACCCTGGGAGGGAGCCTCTGATGCGCGCCCTTCCTGCCATCGCCCTCGCCACCCTTCTCGCGGCCTGCTCCAGCCCGCCGGTGCAGACCTCCGCCGACCGATTGAACACGGCGATCACGACGACGCTCTCAGGACAGGTCGTCGTGGCCGGCGGCGCGCGCGGCGACGCGGTGATCCTGCTCTACGAGGCCGCGCACCCGCCCGCGCCCTTCGGCACCGGTCATCCGATCGCGTTCGCGCTGGTGCCAGCGAGCACGCTCTTCGCCGGCGCGCTGCACGATGGCAATGCCCCCGGGCCG contains:
- a CDS encoding serine/threonine protein kinase, whose protein sequence is MAESENAAQPPRAEATDPLVGKVLNGRFKVLERIGAGGMGRVYKALQAPLDRPVALKVLNPNYATDQDPAFAKRFILEASVSSKLTHPNSITIFDYGRSEEGTFFIAMEYLQGRTLHQAIAAEGCLNAPRVVHIARQICRALREAHGLGIVHRDLKPANVMLLHHGDDEDFVKVLDFGLVKFFSEGQNPSPEEGELTQGGIFLGSPTYMAPEQARNQADPRSDIYSLGIVLYHMLSGRPPFSGKAPVDIILKHVNEAPPPFRPELKVPADLEAVVMRSLAKDPAARFQSMDEFLEALKRLGTISPSDILLTDFASQPSRPPPIPTGANSRPASRSGLRPATPQLVNAGSAPRPSLAGPLRPDEEVTNPDRSRVMSGPVLGVAGMIVAALLGTLGVMVFGKKPEPVPAPNPTPVTTPVPTPGPAQHSLHAESTPAGATVSLNGKVLGKTPLDVRVDGDAPPQLQFSLDGYESRSVAAALKGDAFAASAQLLKTPVLAPTPAPNPTPTTTVKSGHGKKKSGSSRESSSTNSAPSGYKDDPYK
- a CDS encoding TonB-dependent receptor, with translation MTRTSRTLATLAALLLLTLAMPARADQRADARRHFRDGMSLIAAGHYDDGINELRQAYAIKPHPAVLFNIGKAYQDAGRITEAIDAFQQYLTYEPQDADDVRARIANLEKLIPAPQEAKPEPKSPLGEASHPEPTPVKNAAVDEASRKRMDELLTRLDAAVEKAEKLNATPVAEPAPKPAAEATAPVNSSETQEDLAQNQGDAYEEVVVTASRYAQNALQAPAATTTITADEIGLSGATNLPELLRRVPGVDVMRMGVGSADVSIRGFNQRVANKLLVLVDGRSVYEDFLGLTIFEELPIQLDEIERIEIIRGPGSALYGANAFVGVVNIITKHPGVGATAIAKVGGGSGNQGLGEFIASGRNGRFSYRLSGGYQQADKWSVDFDPTRADFTPQSDNPNLALQSTKANGVASVRLSRDAEVSLAAGVNKYFTEIYPLGLLRNDSLDGTHLYNQANLDAGPFQVRIFWNHLQGAATPQYQAVGQRSLATSLVSNVLDADTQLEQGFHLAGEHRITLGAGYRLKAERWDYLDQNPVEHHFSAFIQEEYRPIQKLAITGSLRADRHPLLDDGKPGFAISPRGSAVYQVTDGQAVHASVGTAFREPTFVESYTHLLVPVPGQANVAVLTVGNPALKPENVFSMELGYRVELASAQFDLTGYRNTVKNLIELSPLTTTPAGASYDGASNEFVAGQSQFINDTPVYTALGGELGAKLFPVDRLGLRGSFALESISATGIDATHCGPCQEVPAVKLYLGASYRTDFHLDLNLDGSYVSSTTWIERAPDPTNLTEIAFTAFPLGAYADVNARVGYRFFDDHLEAAVIGQNLAAAHQEHPFGNQLETRVLATLGGSL